Genomic DNA from Nitratidesulfovibrio vulgaris str. Hildenborough:
TGGACGCCCTGCCGGACCTTGTCATATTGCAGGACTTCGACCGTAACGTCATCATGGTCAACAGGTCCTGTGCCTCATCGGGCATGGTGGCACCCGGAGACGTGGTTTGCGAGACCCCGGGCGACATGGCGGGCGAGACTCCCTTCGACATGTTCCGTCGCGACGGTGATGAACATGAGGGTCTCGTGAGGCTGTCCGGCACCGGGCGTGTGTGGTGGTCGCGCGTGGCCCCTTTCCGGAGTCCGGAAGGAGAGATTGTGGGGGCTGTGGAGATTTTGCGGGCGCATGATGGAGAGACGGATGCGTAAACATGCCTTCGTGAAGGTCGATTGCAACTGTCTTCGTCGTGCCACCAATTTCAAGTGCAAGCATTGTGGTGTGATGGAATACCGCAGCGAACGCGAGATACGCAATCTGCCGCTTTCGCTGGCCCGATGTGAAGACGCAGGGGCCCCGGCCCCGAGTCCCGAAGAGAAGCTTCGCGGTATGTTCGGGGGAGGGTTCGATTGCCTTGCTACGGGCGAGGAGGGCGAAGACAGCCAAGAGTGATTGCATTCCGTGACTTGTCCGGTAGAATGGTGATGTGGGCCTGTGGGAGGGCGACACTCAATCTGGCCGGGGTGGTCATGGGTATCAGACAGAAACTGTTTCTTCCGTTTGCGTTGGCAGTGTTCATCCTTGGGGCAGGTGCCTACTGGGTGCTCTCAGGTGAACTTCATGCTCTCAAAAGTGTCTTTCTTGAACGCATAGCCGAATCGAAATCGAGCGAACTTGCCCAGAATGTCGAGCTTCTCGGCACGCAAGCACTGGAGCAGGCTTCGCTTTTCTCCGCGTTGCCCGTCGTGCAGGAGGCCTATGCCATCGCCATGTCGGGGAACATCGCCGACGAGCGTGATGCCAAAGGCCAAGAGGCGCGTGAACTGCTGCGCCGTGAACTCAAGGGGCACCTTCAGTCGTTCGAGGCGATCAACGGGCGCAAGTTCAAGCTGCATTTCCACCTGCCCAACGGGCGTAGCCTCGTGCGCCTGTGGTCGGCGAAGCAGGTCAAGCGCGACGGTCAGGGGGTGGACGTTTCCGACGACATCTCGACGTTCAGGCAGACCGTGGTCGAGGTCAACCGAAGCGGTCAGCCGCGCAAGGGCATCGAGGTCGGGCGCGGCGGTTTCGACGTGCGTGGCGTTTCTCCGGTGCGTGATGCCTCCGGGAAGCAGATAGGTTCCGTCGAAGTGCTGGTGGAGTTCGCGCCCTTGCTCGAAGTCGCATCGCGCGGGCAAGGCGAGGACCTTATGCTCTTCATGAACACCAGCCTGCAGGACATCGCCAACGGGATGTCGGACAGGTCCAAGCACCCTCTGGTCGGCAGCGACTTCATGCTGGCCACGGGCAACCCGAAATCACCCGCGTTCGCCAAGGTCTCGCCGCAACTGCTGACGGCGGGACGCACCGGCGTCCACGTCGAGGATGAAGGCGGAACCGCGCTGATGTCGTTCCCCGTGAAGGACTACAAGGGTGAACAGGTCGGCGTGTTCGTCTTTGTCATGGACAACTCGGCTGCGGCAGCCATCTTCGATACCTTCGCCAAGGTGATGCTCGTGGCGTTGCTTGCCCTTCTCGTCGTGCCCGGCATCATCTTCTCCACCTTGCTCACCCGCGTCGTGGTCAGACCTGTGGGCAACGTGGTGCGGCTCATCCGTGACATCACCGAAGACAGGGCCAACCTGAACGACAGGCTCGCCGATACCGATTCCGGCGAGGTTGGCGAACTGTGCCGCTGGTTCAACCGGCTCATGGGCAAGATAGAGGACATCCTCTGTTCTGTGGAAGGGTACAAGAACATCGTCAATGCCATCCCCGACCCCGTCTTCGCCGTCGATGACGACTATAATATCCTGCTGGCCAACAACGCCGTCGCAAGGCTTGCAGGAAAGACGGATGGCGAACAGGTACGCGGCATGCGGTGCAGTTCCATCTTCAACACGTCGGTGTGCGGCACCGACAGGTGCCCCATCTGCCAGGCACGAACCAAGCAGGGGCGCTACGAGGCCGAAATCATCGAACTCAACATCCACGGGAAGAGCCGCTGGATTCGTCCGTATGGCGATATCCTACACGATTGCCACGGGCAACGGGCAGGTTACCTCGAGGTGGCCAGTGATGTGACGGAACTCTATCGCAAGGAGACCGAACTCAAGGGGCACATGTCGCGGATGCAGGCGGTCAACACCGAGGTCGTCGAAGTGGCTTCGCAGGTCGCCGAGGCCTCGGCCAGCATCGAGGAACAGACGCGACAGGTGCTTTCGAGTGCCGATTCGCAGCGGCACCTCATCGCCGAGAGCGTGGGGGCCATAGGCCAGATGAACGACACCATCATGGAGGTGGCCCGCAGCGCCGCACTCGCTTCGCAACAGGCCGGAAGCGGACAGACCAAGGCGCAGGAGGGGTCGCGTATCGTGAGCGACGCGGTGCAGGCCATCGGCACGGTCAGTCAGCTTTCGGGCGTGTTGCGGACCAACCTCACCGAGTTGGGCGGGCAGGCCGAATCCATCGGGCAGATCATGAACGTCATCTCCGACATCGCCGACCAGACCAACCTGCTGGCGCTCAACGCCGCCATCGAAGCGGCGCGGGCGGGTGAAGCCGGAAGGGGATTCGCCGTCGTCGCGGACGAGGTTCGCAAGCTTGCCGAGAAGACCATGAATGCCACGCAAGAGGTGCGCCGTTCCATCGAGACCATCCAGAGTGGTGCGGCCCGCAACATCTCCAGCATGGAGGAGGTCGCCAGCGCCGTCGGTCAGGCCACGGTACTGGCTGAACGCTCGGGTACGGCCTTGCGGGAGATCGTCGCACTGGTCAACGACACTTCGTCGCAGGTGACGGCCATCGCCACCGCTGCCGAGGAACAGTCGGCTTCGAGTGAGGAGATAAAGCGCAGCGTGGAGCAGGTGAGTGCCCTTTCCGAGGAGACGGCGCAACGGATGGAGGATGCCGCCAGGGCAGTCAACGACCTGACGGGGTTGGCGCAACGCCTCGGTCATCTCTCCCGCAGCTAGTCACTGAATGCAACGGAAGCCCTGAACCGCCGCACGGCGGTTCAGGGCGCTGACCAGCCTCGCTTCTACGGATGCGAGGCTGGTCCTTTTTGGTGCAAGACGCGTCTTGCCCGGAAGACCTGACAGCCCGGAAAACGTGAGGCCGTGGCCGTGTCGCATGGTGGGCTTGGGCCCCTGTGGGGTCTGCATACGTATCGCGGGGAGTCTTGCACAGGGCACCGCCCTCCTTGCCGTGCCTCCGGATGGCCCCGGTGATGCCGCGGCAGGGACGCCGTGCGCCCAGGGTCGTCTGCTGCGTATGCAATGTGGGCGCAAGAAGCATGAACGGTTGCGAAGTGACGACAGTGCGTGATGGGATGTGCACGTAGGCTTCAGTCCCTGAACGCCATCATGAGTTTGCGGAGAGAAGCCAAGCCGCGTTGGATCCTTCGAAAGCGTGGGGGAGTCCATCCGGGACACCCTGCGTGGCCTGCGGTGCATCAAGAGAGAGTAGAGCTGATTCAGGTTATAATCATGCACTATGGGATGGCGTTTGTTGACACCAGTTGATTCGAGATGCTAATCGCGCATTGATGTGTTGCAAAGTTACCGGAAATGGTCCGGTGCGTGCGACACTCAGGTGGAGCACCCTGATGCAGAAGACCACCTTCACACTCGGCGAAGCCGCCGAACTGCTCAGTTGCCACAAGGAGACGCTGCGCCGTGCCATCAAGGATGGCGCGTTGCGGGCGGCCCGTCTTGGGCGCGGCTATCGCATTTCGCGTATCGACCTTGAGGCGTTCTGGACAGCTCAAGGCGGTGGCGAGCTTTTCGGAGAAACGGTTGGCGAAGACCAGCCCGTCTCCCCTGCGCAACCGCGTGAGGAGAAACGGCGCAAGGAACCGACCGGGCCACGGCAACTGACCCTGCCCACATCCTAGAAGAGGAGGCTGCATGGGTTCCGACATGACCTGCAGGGCGATGGAGGATCTGGTGTTGCGCAACGATGCCGGAGAAGACATCGCATTCAAGGGGCGTCTGTTCTCCGAGTGTTCGTGGTACGATGAGGAGCAGGGCGTTCTGACACGGCAAAAGCTCTTCATCACCGAAGACAACGAACAGGTCTACTACATTGTCACCGGTTCCGGCGCCGAACGCTCACGGCGTGCCTATCGTCTGCGCCTTGAAGGTGACCAGTGCGTCATCTGCAATGGCACCAGCGAGATGGTGGTGCAGCTTGATTTGCTCATGCTGGCCGTGCGGGGCTTGTGCGGGTTCGACCTTGCGGGTGAGCAGCTTCTCGCCAGTATCGAAGAGACGCTCAAGGCTGCCAACGGCTAGACGTTTCTGGCAGTTTTTTTTCTTTGGTCACCGGAAGTCACATTTCGGTGTCGCTCTTCCGTAATGGCGCAATGCCGTGTATGGTGGATTCAGTACCTTTCGAGAACACCGAGGGAGGTTGCCGTGTCCATCAGCAAGAAATTTCTCAAGACCCGCCCCGTATGCAAGGTGCGCTTCGTACTTCCCTCTTCGCAATGCGAAGGGGTGGAGACCGTGTGTCTTGTCGGTGAGTTCAACGGCTGGAACGAACAGCGCAATCCCATGAAACGTGGTCGTGACGGAAGCTTCAGCGTCGAGGTCGAACTTGAGACCGGGCGTGAATACCGTTTCAGGTATCTTCTCGACGGGTGTCGCTGGGCGAACGACAGCGATGCAGACGGCTACGAATACTGCCCCTTCGCCAATGCCGACAACGCGCTTGTGAGTGTATAGCGCCGCCGGGAAATGGCGTCGGAACACACCCTGGCATCGTCTCGCCTTTGCGAGAGTCGTTGTCGGTCGTGAGATGCTGTTCCCCATTGAGACCCCCTCCGCATGGGGAGACCAGTGGCATTTCCGGTCGGGCTGTGCATGGACGCCCGGGGCGTGCGGCAAGCACGACAAGCCCTCTGCATCACCTCGCGTCACATCGTTTCGGCCCACTGCCGTGTGGGGCTGCCGCTACTTCTGTGCACCGTGTTGACGGCTGCCAGTGAAGTGTCGTGACTCTCGGGTGTACGCCACGAGCCCTGTGCCATCCGAACGCGCGTTATATACGGCATAGTTGCAAGTCGTCGCTCCCCCTTGTACAGTCCCGCTAGGGAGCGGCGCATAACCGGTGCCGTATGAGTCATGACTGAGATACAGCGCGACATAGACCTGATGGGCATGCCTCTGGAGGGGGTCGTCGCGTATTGGCTGTCGCTCAAGAAGCTGGTGGGTGGCAGCCGCAGTTTCAAGTCACTTGAGCAGGAGGCCGAATTCACGCCCGAACCCTTCGTGCGTCACCTGCTCGAACTCGCCTTCGCTTCTCATCTGGACTCGTCTCGCGTGCGCGAACTTGCCCTCACCAAGGGAGAAGTCGTGTGCGCGACGCTCGACAGGCGTTTCGACCTCATGCGCATCGCGGTCATGGATGTGGCGTCCGGAGAGAACCCTCATCGTACCCTGGCTCGTATGGGCGCGCGGTTCCATGCCTTGCCTGTCGAGGCCGACCGTGCGCTCGCCTACGCACAAGAACTGCTTCGCCTCGCTCTCGAAAAGGAATCCTCCGAACCCTTCTTCAACGTCCACCACCGGCAGAATGATGACAAGCTGCTGGTGACTCTTCTTTTTTACGTGATGCTGGCCCGCCACCATGGAAGGATAGCCTGTCGCCCCTTTGTGCCTCACATGGGGGCACGCTTTTTCGGTGACGCGCTCGCTCTGGTCGTTGACGGATTCGACGCGCCGTTCGTCCGCAAGTGGATGAAACGGCACAAGCAGGTACTTCTCGAAGAACTGCGTGGCAAGGTGCGGGTTTCCGTCGACATGTGTCTTGGCATCCGTGACAGGCTCGATTACGACGACCTGTTCCGGGTCGCGCGTTCCCACATGCGTTAAGGGGGTGGGAACATGCCAGAACGATCGCACCGGCGCCT
This window encodes:
- a CDS encoding methyl-accepting chemotaxis protein gives rise to the protein MGIRQKLFLPFALAVFILGAGAYWVLSGELHALKSVFLERIAESKSSELAQNVELLGTQALEQASLFSALPVVQEAYAIAMSGNIADERDAKGQEARELLRRELKGHLQSFEAINGRKFKLHFHLPNGRSLVRLWSAKQVKRDGQGVDVSDDISTFRQTVVEVNRSGQPRKGIEVGRGGFDVRGVSPVRDASGKQIGSVEVLVEFAPLLEVASRGQGEDLMLFMNTSLQDIANGMSDRSKHPLVGSDFMLATGNPKSPAFAKVSPQLLTAGRTGVHVEDEGGTALMSFPVKDYKGEQVGVFVFVMDNSAAAAIFDTFAKVMLVALLALLVVPGIIFSTLLTRVVVRPVGNVVRLIRDITEDRANLNDRLADTDSGEVGELCRWFNRLMGKIEDILCSVEGYKNIVNAIPDPVFAVDDDYNILLANNAVARLAGKTDGEQVRGMRCSSIFNTSVCGTDRCPICQARTKQGRYEAEIIELNIHGKSRWIRPYGDILHDCHGQRAGYLEVASDVTELYRKETELKGHMSRMQAVNTEVVEVASQVAEASASIEEQTRQVLSSADSQRHLIAESVGAIGQMNDTIMEVARSAALASQQAGSGQTKAQEGSRIVSDAVQAIGTVSQLSGVLRTNLTELGGQAESIGQIMNVISDIADQTNLLALNAAIEAARAGEAGRGFAVVADEVRKLAEKTMNATQEVRRSIETIQSGAARNISSMEEVASAVGQATVLAERSGTALREIVALVNDTSSQVTAIATAAEEQSASSEEIKRSVEQVSALSEETAQRMEDAARAVNDLTGLAQRLGHLSRS
- a CDS encoding helix-turn-helix domain-containing protein, with the protein product MQKTTFTLGEAAELLSCHKETLRRAIKDGALRAARLGRGYRISRIDLEAFWTAQGGGELFGETVGEDQPVSPAQPREEKRRKEPTGPRQLTLPTS
- a CDS encoding isoamylase early set domain-containing protein, which translates into the protein MSISKKFLKTRPVCKVRFVLPSSQCEGVETVCLVGEFNGWNEQRNPMKRGRDGSFSVEVELETGREYRFRYLLDGCRWANDSDADGYEYCPFANADNALVSV